The window TGACAGGTGAAATCCTTGGGGTCGTGCTGGCTTAAAAGATAGGAGACGTTCAGCTCTCCGATCAGCATTTCAGAGCTCCAGACATTCGAGTTAAGAAAATTCAAGAACACTGAGAAGTTGTCCTCAATATTGGTTTCACGTTCCCGAAGTTCGATGGATCCTGCCAGGCTCATCAGTATAAGTTTTCTTTTGGCCTCAAAGCGAGCTTTCTTATGATATCGTGGATTAAACAGAATGAGCAACAGGTCAATAGGGCTGCTGGTCGAGTCAATCTCATTGGTCATTTCAACGTAGGCGGCATATTGGGATAAAGCGCCAACCTTCAGGTAGCGAATGACCGCGTCAGCGGTGCGGGAATAGTTGTTGATGGTCGAGATTGTCTCGCGAGCGTTGCCTTCTATTCCAAACATATTGCCAAGAAGCGCGTAGCCCCTTCTGTTAATCTCATGGCGCTTGTCTTTGTTGACTATTAATTGGTGAATTTCGGAAAAAGAGCGAACATCGAGAAAGTCAAAAATCTGATTACGAATAATTCTATATTTTGTAATTAACTGCTTTCCCCGCAGTGTTTTTATGAAGGCTCGATTGTCTTTCGAGAAAAGAGTATTCGTCTGGGGGGTGTTAAATGTTGCAAAGGGGCCATTCTGGTCGAGAAAAGGAAAGCTGCCATTTGATTTAGGGAGTGTCATTTTTTTACCTCGGAGGTCTCCATATCACTTAAAGCGAGGTTAAGTGCTTCAACGGATAGCATAACTTCACGGAAGGACAGGCCTAAAGAGACGATTAGAAGGGCTAGGCTGGTGGCGAAGATTATCTTGCCGGTCAGGGGGAACCCAGCAAAAAGCACAAACATGCAGAGTACGCAAAGCAGTAGTGTGGAGATGGCGCAGGCCTGCATGTTTTTGATTAGCCGCACCCGGGTTCTGAGACTGGTTATTTGCTCTGCTAAATTTGTATTGGGACTGTTTCTGTAGGACTCATGTAAGGTTCTAATTCGGGATGCAATTGCTAGGAAACGGTTTGTGTAGGCAACCATAAGCAGTGAAACAGTGGGGAACAGAAGGGCGGGTGTGGTAAGGGTTAGCTCCATTGCTTTATGTTAGTTTGATAAAATTAGTAAATAAGTTGTTGTATTGTCGGGTTAAGGTTTCTTCAAATTTTCTGGCATCACTGATGATTTTTGATGGGTTAATGTATTTGCCATTTAATGATGCTAACCATTTTCGGCCTTTATGTAAATATGTCTCTACATCTTTCACGCCGGAGGCGTTATTGTCAAACTGTATTCCTACTATATACGGGCGATCTTTAATAGAAATTGCCTCAATCTGGCACTCTGCTGAGGTTGCCAGAATATCGATATTTCTCGGTACCGGCTCCATGACAGCCTGTCGGTGCCACTTGAAAAGTGTGATGCGGTGGGGGATTTTATTGAACAGGGGATGTGTTTTGCCCTTACGGGTAAGATATCCATCAACAAAACCTATGCTGGCGCAGTAGTTTTCTCCGACGGTCGCCCCCAGGGCTTCAGCAAGCAGCTGGTGGCCTCTTCCAACTCCAAAA is drawn from Desulfobulbaceae bacterium and contains these coding sequences:
- a CDS encoding DUF2721 domain-containing protein, encoding MELTLTTPALLFPTVSLLMVAYTNRFLAIASRIRTLHESYRNSPNTNLAEQITSLRTRVRLIKNMQACAISTLLLCVLCMFVLFAGFPLTGKIIFATSLALLIVSLGLSFREVMLSVEALNLALSDMETSEVKK
- a CDS encoding type 1 glutamine amidotransferase, with the protein product MPKRFLVFQHTASKKPGNCLLKSAKEQNVSLEIIKLWKNTIPAFNNYDGLLVLGRGPDLDQSDNYPFQDKEKEAIKRWVSEDRPFFGVGRGHQLLAEALGATVGENYCASIGFVDGYLTRKGKTHPLFNKIPHRITLFKWHRQAVMEPVPRNIDILATSAECQIEAISIKDRPYIVGIQFDNNASGVKDVETYLHKGRKWLASLNGKYINPSKIISDARKFEETLTRQYNNLFTNFIKLT